Proteins encoded together in one Papaver somniferum cultivar HN1 unplaced genomic scaffold, ASM357369v1 unplaced-scaffold_117, whole genome shotgun sequence window:
- the LOC113329812 gene encoding cell wall / vacuolar inhibitor of fructosidase 2-like has product MISLFNRTAGEESNERVDSICNQTPNPKFCKDAIYTDPQASDANTVGLAYISFRLASTNATNTLKFITDHGVTQEEGLKQCSLDYQKAENALDAALADLDSDTYELEQYADIAAQSAVHCQHSLNATKMISSSLHSQMTKRNTDLKLLAGICSVISSMFVR; this is encoded by the coding sequence ATGATCTCTCTGTTTAATAGAACTGCAGGAGAAGAATCGAACGAGCGAGtggattcaatctgcaatcaaacccCAAACCCTAAGTTCTGCAAAGACGCCATATACACCGATCCTCAAGCTTCAGACGCTAACACAGTTGGGCTAGCTTATATCTCTTTTCGTTTAGCAAGCACCAATGCCACGAACACACTAAAATTCATTACCGATCACGGTGTAACACAGGAGGAGGGTCTGAAACAATGTAGCCTCGATTACCAAAAGGCAGAGAATGCACTTGACGCAGCCCTCGCCGACTTGGACTCTGATACTTATGAGCTTGAGCAGTACGCGGATATTGCTGCTCAGTCCGCAGTCCATTGCCAGCATAGCTTGAATGCAACAAAGATGATATCTTCATCATTACATTCACAAATGACTAAGAGGAATACAGATTTGAAACTACTGGCTGGAATTTGCTCTGTCATCTCATCAATGTTTGTTCGATAA